A region from the uncultured Bacteroides sp. genome encodes:
- a CDS encoding outer membrane beta-barrel protein, translating into MKKVIIVFYLLLTSLKGFSQQDTIALSKQLDEIEITAKTVEQFAGKKIYRFPAKDLEATRSTLDAMNLIPRLNVNMDNRLSTKTGKSVKILINGINSSESDLSILPPSEIIRVEFYDNPPARFAMLGLGAVVNVITKRHTVGGSVGINLQNAFNALWGNDVVGGKYNLGNSQFGVKYLTKYRDFRDYFEDEDLNYTFSDTEYTKHKQGLKSREDVLINNMELSFVNQQTNKYQLSAIAGLEYRDVKSDVNQNTIWNLYEENLLSHSKKVDKYLKPSFDFYFCRSLAKGRELIVNATGTFFDSEFTQTYQENSNISSLFNSATSVEGKKYSIIGELLYSFVAKPGKVTVGLRDMSASSKQELTAVNTEKLHSNSNDLYAYAAMKGMFGQFSYSVSAGLNYSCFSSPSLNKNYSFTFFKPSIDLNYDLTDKSFIALNYQVETTNPTLSALSYNPVMVDQFLAYSGNPDLRPYKTHKLQASYGYDDKSWSIGSDIEYEYARLPFAPYFLEEKDYMLQTYANLKSSQMAKITLMVKWIPFPWHWLTLSCYSEVFCNSINSGTDSWSHTDYRLIPTIKLHYAKWNAQWFYQSGEKTIDGQLMRTSPEASFFEVSYCPAKGLTTTLGWRYPFYKEYRESTETHSSSIVQQVSNTRIKDLSNLIYVNVVYNFTFGKSMKVAQKKLYNSDTDSGILEKKR; encoded by the coding sequence ATGAAAAAAGTAATTATTGTATTCTATCTACTATTAACTTCTTTAAAAGGATTTTCCCAGCAAGACACAATTGCTCTTTCCAAACAGTTAGATGAAATAGAGATTACAGCTAAAACGGTAGAACAGTTTGCCGGAAAGAAAATCTATCGTTTTCCTGCAAAAGATCTAGAGGCCACTCGCAGTACTCTTGATGCTATGAATCTTATTCCACGACTAAATGTAAATATGGATAATAGACTTTCCACCAAAACAGGAAAAAGTGTGAAGATATTAATCAACGGCATTAATTCTTCCGAATCTGATTTATCCATTTTGCCTCCAAGCGAAATTATTCGTGTGGAATTCTATGATAATCCTCCGGCTCGATTTGCTATGTTAGGTTTGGGCGCAGTAGTGAATGTTATAACGAAGAGACACACTGTAGGAGGGAGTGTGGGTATTAATTTGCAAAATGCTTTCAATGCACTTTGGGGAAATGATGTGGTTGGAGGTAAGTATAACTTAGGGAATAGCCAATTTGGGGTGAAATATCTTACCAAGTATCGTGATTTTAGGGATTATTTTGAAGATGAAGACTTAAATTACACTTTTTCGGATACGGAGTATACTAAGCATAAGCAAGGATTGAAATCTCGAGAAGATGTTCTTATCAATAATATGGAGCTTAGTTTCGTCAATCAGCAAACAAATAAATATCAACTTAGTGCTATAGCAGGATTGGAATATCGGGATGTGAAGTCTGATGTAAACCAAAATACCATTTGGAATCTTTACGAAGAAAATTTATTGAGTCATAGTAAAAAGGTTGATAAATACCTTAAACCCTCGTTTGATTTTTATTTCTGTAGGTCGTTAGCAAAAGGTCGTGAGCTCATAGTTAATGCTACGGGAACTTTTTTTGATTCTGAATTTACGCAGACTTATCAGGAAAATTCAAATATTTCCTCCTTGTTTAACAGTGCAACTTCTGTTGAAGGGAAAAAATATTCAATCATTGGAGAATTGCTTTATAGCTTTGTAGCAAAGCCGGGAAAAGTTACCGTTGGCTTACGTGATATGTCAGCTTCTTCTAAACAAGAGCTAACAGCGGTAAATACTGAAAAGCTTCACTCAAACTCTAATGACTTGTATGCTTACGCTGCAATGAAAGGAATGTTTGGTCAATTTTCTTATTCTGTTAGCGCAGGTTTAAACTATAGTTGCTTTTCTAGTCCGTCGCTCAATAAAAACTATAGCTTTACGTTTTTCAAACCAAGCATTGATTTGAATTATGATTTGACAGATAAATCTTTCATCGCTTTGAATTACCAGGTTGAGACAACAAATCCCACTCTTTCAGCACTAAGCTATAACCCTGTTATGGTAGATCAGTTTTTGGCTTACAGTGGTAATCCGGATTTAAGACCATACAAAACTCATAAGCTGCAAGCGAGCTATGGATACGACGATAAATCCTGGTCAATTGGTTCAGACATTGAATATGAATATGCCCGTTTGCCATTTGCTCCTTATTTTCTGGAAGAAAAGGATTATATGCTTCAGACCTATGCTAATTTAAAATCTTCTCAGATGGCTAAGATAACGCTAATGGTTAAGTGGATCCCCTTTCCATGGCACTGGCTTACGTTGTCTTGTTACTCGGAAGTCTTTTGTAATTCTATAAATTCAGGAACCGACTCTTGGAGTCATACTGATTACAGACTTATTCCTACTATAAAATTGCATTATGCTAAATGGAATGCTCAGTGGTTTTATCAATCGGGGGAGAAAACAATAGACGGGCAATTAATGAGAACTTCACCGGAGGCTTCTTTTTTCGAAGTCAGTTATTGTCCGGCTAAAGGATTAACAACCACGCTTGGCTGGCGTTATCCTTTTTATAAGGAGTATAGAGAATCTACAGAAACTCATTCTTCGTCTATCGTGCAGCAGGTTAGTAATACTCGGATAAAAGATCTTTCAAATCTGATTTATGTTAATGTGGTTTATAACTTTACTTTTGGTAAATCGATGAAGGTTGCACAGAAAAAGCTCTATAATTCAGATACTGATTCGGGCATTTTAGAAAAGAAAAGATAG
- the kduI gene encoding 5-dehydro-4-deoxy-D-glucuronate isomerase, protein MKTNYEIRYAAHPQDAKSYDTKRIRKDFLIERVFAVNEVNMVYSMYDRMIVGGAMPVIEVLKLEAIDPLKAPFFLTRRELGIFNVGGPGIVKAGDATFELNYKEALYLGSGDREVTFESKDAEHPAKFYFNSLTAHRNYPDKKVTKSDAVVAEMGSLEGSNHRNINKMLVNQVLPTCQLQMGMTELAPGSVWNTMPAHVHSRRMEAYFYFEVPEDQSVCHFMGEVDETRHVWMKGDQAVLSPEWSIHSAAATHNYTFIWGMGGENLDYGDQDFSLITDLK, encoded by the coding sequence ATGAAAACAAACTATGAAATCCGTTATGCTGCGCATCCTCAAGATGCAAAAAGCTATGACACCAAGAGAATTCGCAAAGATTTTCTTATAGAAAGAGTGTTTGCAGTCAATGAAGTTAATATGGTCTATTCCATGTACGATCGTATGATTGTGGGTGGCGCAATGCCGGTTATCGAAGTGTTGAAACTCGAAGCTATCGATCCGTTGAAGGCTCCTTTCTTTCTGACTCGTCGTGAACTGGGTATCTTCAATGTAGGCGGGCCGGGTATTGTGAAAGCCGGTGATGCTACTTTTGAACTTAATTATAAAGAAGCTCTTTACTTGGGCTCAGGCGATAGAGAAGTTACTTTTGAAAGTAAAGATGCAGAGCATCCGGCTAAGTTCTATTTCAACTCGCTTACTGCTCACAGAAATTATCCGGATAAAAAAGTAACTAAAAGTGATGCTGTAGTAGCTGAAATGGGTTCGCTCGAAGGTTCCAATCATCGTAATATCAATAAAATGTTGGTTAATCAGGTGTTGCCTACTTGCCAGTTGCAGATGGGTATGACGGAACTAGCTCCGGGAAGCGTATGGAATACTATGCCGGCTCACGTTCATTCTCGTCGTATGGAGGCTTATTTTTATTTTGAAGTTCCCGAAGATCAATCGGTATGTCACTTCATGGGCGAAGTAGACGAGACCCGCCATGTATGGATGAAAGGCGATCAGGCTGTTCTTTCTCCCGAATGGTCTATCCACTCTGCTGCTGCTACCCATAACTATACCTTTATTTGGGGTATGGGTGGAGAAAACCTTGATTATGGTGATCAGGACTTCTCTTTAATTACTGATTTAAAATAA
- a CDS encoding gluconate 5-dehydrogenase, which yields MVNFSLEGKVALVTGASYGIGFSIATGFAKAGATIVFNDIKQELVDKGLAAYAAEGIKAHGYVCDVTDEDAVNALVAQIEKEVGVIDILVNNAGIIKRIPMIEMSAADFRQVIDIDLNGPFIVSKAVIPSMIKKGRGKIINICSMMSELGRETVSAYAAAKGGLKMLTRNIASEYGEFNIQCNGIGPGYIATPQTAPLREPQADGSRHPFDSFIIAKTPAARWGTAEDLMGPAVFLASEASDFVNGHVLYVDGGILAYIGKQPK from the coding sequence ATGGTAAATTTTTCATTAGAAGGTAAGGTTGCGCTTGTTACGGGTGCTTCTTACGGCATTGGTTTTTCTATTGCAACCGGATTTGCTAAAGCGGGTGCTACTATCGTGTTCAATGATATTAAGCAAGAACTTGTAGACAAGGGTTTGGCGGCTTATGCTGCCGAAGGCATTAAAGCACACGGATATGTATGCGACGTAACCGACGAAGATGCAGTAAATGCTTTGGTGGCTCAAATCGAAAAAGAAGTAGGGGTGATTGATATTTTGGTTAACAATGCCGGTATCATCAAACGCATTCCGATGATTGAGATGAGCGCAGCAGATTTTCGTCAGGTTATCGATATAGATCTTAATGGTCCGTTTATCGTATCTAAAGCTGTTATCCCTTCAATGATTAAAAAAGGTCGTGGCAAGATTATCAATATTTGTTCTATGATGAGCGAACTTGGCCGCGAAACGGTTTCTGCCTATGCAGCAGCAAAAGGTGGCTTGAAGATGCTTACCCGCAATATAGCTTCAGAATATGGAGAATTTAATATTCAATGTAACGGCATTGGGCCGGGTTATATTGCCACTCCTCAAACAGCTCCGTTGAGAGAACCGCAAGCTGACGGCTCACGTCATCCGTTTGACTCTTTCATCATTGCTAAAACTCCGGCGGCCCGTTGGGGAACTGCTGAAGATCTTATGGGACCTGCTGTGTTTCTGGCATCAGAAGCTTCTGACTTTGTTAATGGTCATGTGCTCTACGTAGATGGAGGTATCTTGGCTTATATCGGCAAACAGCCTAAATAA
- a CDS encoding DUF4861 domain-containing protein, which yields MKKYFYLLMVAFVIASCAESKTVTVTVTNPTSFDRNNEMVEVSMSEVSNKLKLADTAQVVVLNVDGQQVPYQITSDEKLIFQADVKASGVATYAIQPGTPEVFGVKACGKQYPERVDDVAWENDLIAFRTYGPALQATGEKAYGYDVWVKCCTTDPVVEARYAMELNPVTEARMDSLKKVDPKAADALRKATSYHFDHGNGFDCYNVGPTLGAGATALLQNDSIIYPYCYKTQEILDNGPLRFTVKLVYNPLTVKGDPSVVESRIITLDVGSHMNKAVVSYSNLKEVIPVATGIVLHEPNGQIVTDAKNGYITYVDPTDNANNNNGKIFVGAAFPAAVKEAKTVLFSDKEKVERKADGHILAISDYEPGSDYTYYWGAAWSKADIKDAADWNKYVAAFAQKVRNPLTVTIK from the coding sequence ATGAAAAAGTATTTCTATTTATTAATGGTCGCTTTTGTGATAGCATCTTGTGCCGAAAGCAAAACCGTAACGGTAACGGTGACCAATCCTACTTCTTTTGATCGTAACAACGAGATGGTAGAAGTCTCGATGAGCGAAGTTTCTAACAAGCTTAAATTGGCGGACACGGCGCAGGTTGTGGTTCTGAATGTCGACGGACAGCAGGTTCCTTATCAGATAACATCTGATGAAAAACTAATTTTCCAGGCAGATGTAAAGGCCTCCGGTGTGGCTACTTATGCCATTCAGCCCGGCACACCCGAAGTATTCGGTGTGAAGGCATGTGGAAAGCAATATCCCGAACGTGTGGACGATGTGGCTTGGGAGAATGATCTTATAGCATTCCGCACTTACGGCCCGGCTTTGCAAGCCACCGGAGAGAAAGCTTACGGATATGATGTATGGGTAAAATGCTGCACGACCGATCCTGTTGTTGAGGCTCGATATGCTATGGAGTTAAATCCTGTCACGGAAGCTAGAATGGATAGTTTGAAGAAAGTAGATCCCAAAGCGGCAGATGCCCTTCGCAAAGCAACCTCTTATCATTTTGACCACGGTAACGGGTTCGATTGCTATAACGTAGGCCCTACGCTTGGTGCCGGCGCAACCGCTCTGTTGCAGAACGATTCTATTATTTATCCTTATTGCTATAAAACACAGGAGATTCTTGATAACGGTCCTCTTCGCTTTACGGTGAAGTTGGTTTATAACCCTCTTACGGTAAAAGGAGATCCATCGGTTGTAGAGAGCCGCATCATTACTCTCGATGTAGGTTCGCATATGAATAAGGCCGTTGTTTCTTATTCAAATCTCAAGGAGGTGATTCCTGTTGCCACAGGTATTGTGCTTCACGAGCCGAATGGCCAGATAGTGACCGATGCCAAGAATGGTTATATCACCTATGTAGATCCTACTGATAATGCGAATAACAATAACGGAAAGATCTTTGTAGGAGCTGCCTTCCCTGCTGCTGTTAAAGAGGCCAAAACGGTACTCTTCTCCGATAAAGAAAAAGTTGAAAGAAAAGCAGATGGACATATACTTGCTATCAGTGACTACGAACCGGGCTCGGACTATACCTATTACTGGGGTGCCGCTTGGAGCAAAGCAGACATTAAAGATGCTGCCGATTGGAATAAATACGTAGCTGCTTTCGCCCAAAAAGTACGTAATCCGCTCACGGTTACCATTAAGTAA
- a CDS encoding glycoside hydrolase family 88 protein, with the protein MKRMLIIPVAIATVCSLTIKAQELPTKKETLKTLVSVNSYFIKKHEDPTLPSNTDRVRPSNIWTRGVYYEGLMELYRVYPQESYYKYAFDWAAFHDWKLRNGATTRNADDQCCGQTYIDLYNISPSSPEMIRSVKDCMNMLVNTPQVNDWTWIDAIQMAMPAFAKLGKLTGEDKYYNKMWDMYAYIRNTHGGNGLFNQKEGLWWRDQDFDPPYKEPNGENCYWSRGNGWVYAALVRVLNEIPQKEQHRTDYINDFKMMSRALKECQRKDGFWNVSLHDPTNFGGKETSGTSLFVYGMCWGIRNGILDRKEYLPVAVKAWNAMVKEAVHPDGFLGYVQGTGKEPKDGQPVTYDSVPNFEDYGVGCFLLAGVEMYKLKE; encoded by the coding sequence ATGAAAAGAATGCTCATTATACCTGTAGCCATTGCAACAGTATGTTCTCTTACTATCAAAGCTCAAGAGCTTCCCACTAAGAAGGAGACATTAAAAACTTTAGTATCGGTAAATAGTTATTTTATTAAGAAACATGAAGATCCCACCTTGCCTTCGAACACTGACCGAGTGCGACCAAGTAATATCTGGACTCGCGGGGTTTATTATGAAGGATTAATGGAACTTTATCGTGTCTATCCACAAGAAAGCTATTATAAATATGCTTTTGACTGGGCTGCTTTTCATGATTGGAAGTTGAGAAATGGGGCAACAACGCGTAATGCGGATGACCAATGTTGCGGACAAACTTATATTGATTTATATAATATCTCCCCTTCATCTCCTGAGATGATTAGAAGTGTAAAGGATTGCATGAATATGCTTGTGAATACACCTCAAGTAAACGACTGGACGTGGATTGACGCTATACAAATGGCTATGCCTGCTTTTGCTAAATTGGGCAAGCTTACCGGCGAGGATAAATATTATAATAAGATGTGGGACATGTATGCTTACATTCGTAACACTCATGGTGGAAATGGTTTATTTAACCAAAAGGAGGGTCTGTGGTGGAGAGATCAGGATTTTGATCCACCTTATAAGGAACCCAATGGAGAGAATTGTTATTGGTCGAGAGGTAATGGATGGGTTTATGCCGCATTGGTTCGTGTTTTAAATGAGATTCCTCAAAAGGAACAACACCGAACGGATTATATCAATGATTTCAAGATGATGAGCCGGGCACTCAAAGAGTGCCAACGTAAAGATGGATTCTGGAATGTAAGCTTGCACGATCCTACAAACTTTGGGGGCAAAGAAACTTCGGGTACTTCTTTGTTTGTTTATGGGATGTGTTGGGGTATACGCAACGGAATACTCGATAGAAAGGAATATTTACCCGTCGCAGTAAAGGCATGGAATGCGATGGTAAAAGAAGCTGTTCATCCGGATGGTTTTTTGGGATATGTACAAGGTACGGGCAAGGAACCTAAAGACGGACAACCGGTGACATATGACAGTGTTCCTAATTTTGAGGACTACGGAGTAGGTTGTTTTTTGCTCGCCGGAGTTGAAATGTATAAATTGAAAGAATAA
- a CDS encoding rhamnogalacturonan acetylesterase, which produces MKNILFVLAFSFWVCACQASKPIRIFIAGDSTAQTYDTTKTLQRGWGQMLQSFFDNKVEVINRAKAGRSTKSFIDEQRWEGIMNDLKKDDWVIVQFAHNDTSTKPERHASPTDFKANLVHFINDTRAHKAKILLLTPIVMRTFNDHGNLVDDRLKNYPSIIRAVAREYNVPMIDINVKTRDLILNLGPDKSKELYMWTVPGEDPSKPNGSKDDTHTKETGAKQIAAFVAEGIKDLRLKGLYNHIVQH; this is translated from the coding sequence ATGAAAAATATTTTGTTTGTTTTGGCTTTTTCTTTCTGGGTATGCGCTTGTCAGGCAAGTAAGCCGATAAGGATTTTTATTGCAGGCGATTCTACTGCACAAACTTATGATACAACTAAAACTCTGCAAAGAGGTTGGGGGCAAATGCTTCAATCATTCTTTGACAATAAGGTCGAAGTAATTAATCGCGCCAAGGCCGGGCGCAGTACTAAATCATTCATTGATGAGCAAAGATGGGAAGGTATTATGAACGATCTAAAAAAAGATGATTGGGTTATCGTTCAGTTTGCTCATAATGACACTTCGACTAAACCTGAACGCCATGCTTCCCCTACTGATTTCAAAGCCAACCTAGTTCACTTCATTAATGATACACGCGCGCACAAGGCAAAAATTCTCTTGCTGACTCCTATTGTTATGCGTACTTTCAATGACCATGGTAATTTAGTAGATGATCGTCTGAAAAACTACCCAAGCATCATCCGTGCCGTGGCTCGTGAATATAATGTTCCAATGATTGACATTAACGTAAAAACTCGGGATTTGATATTAAATCTTGGCCCGGATAAATCAAAAGAACTATATATGTGGACGGTCCCAGGTGAAGACCCCTCAAAGCCAAATGGTTCAAAAGATGACACCCATACAAAAGAGACAGGAGCAAAACAAATAGCAGCCTTTGTGGCCGAAGGCATCAAAGATTTGCGTCTTAAAGGGCTATACAATCATATTGTACAGCATTAA
- a CDS encoding TonB-dependent receptor: MKDSKKGQRQFKLLELFPKLLFVVLFLLASTVVSAQNKSIKGLVVDQSSQPIIGANILVEGTTNGTITDLDGNFTLADVAPNAKLRVSYIGYVTQMISVLEKATFRIILKEDAEALDEVVVVGYGVQKKSDVTGAMSRVDQKELKAMPVKDALQAMQGKTAGVDITTNQRPGETGSIKVRGVRSLNADQNPLYVVDGMVLQSGGIDNINPSDIESIDILKDASATAIYGSRGANGVILVTTKHGKEGKVTLNYSGSVTIEKMYDVTKYMNAGEWLDYARLAKYNMGTYTSATPSYDADFATWGSVSASFANIEKGWSNNNTEWDSSKVGNYDWGKYGKQTGLSTEHTISASGGSEKYQAYGSFGYLRQEGTQPGQLFRRYTAKTSFDASPIKSFKMGTSMNISWGDQDYGYSFARSVTGAGDLYSALKGMLPWTVPYDENGDYIRNPAAGDVNIINPINELKYTTNNRQTFRAAGSFYAQLDFGEIWKPLKGLKVRTQFGPEFKYYRTGIFYAAEGINGDGNNTAAYNNYQTRAWTLDNLVYYDRTIANDHKIGLTLMQSASDYHYEYGEMKATDVASSSEMWYNLYSAGELGSFGTGLTEKQMESYMMRANYSYKEKYLLTASVRWDGASQLAEGNKWACFPSLALGWRIDQEKFMKDIKWLSALKLRLGMGTTGNSAISAYATKGALTSLYYNWGTTSSTLGYVASDPSQKDPAKMANNNLTWESTTQYNVGMDYGFLNGRINGSLDVYKTKTKDLLMAMSIPSLTGYTSTYANVGKTEGWGIDFQINTVNVKTPNFTWITNLTWSKDKSKITELANDNTEDVSNLWFVGKEIGVYYDYVYDGIWKTSEADQAAKYGRKPGQIKVKDLNADGIIDANNDKKIVGTDRPDWSGGITNTFNYKNFELSFFIYTRWGSTFKSGALTLDGRFMQRKIDYWVAGTNEGAKYYSPGSNGEGADTYSSSMNYQDGSFIKMRNINFGYNFTPKQLKNTGLGSLKIYAQCMNPFMIYKKCDYLDADLSNYDNNTVTTGSPITTRGLVFGVNVGF, encoded by the coding sequence ATGAAAGACAGCAAAAAGGGACAAAGGCAATTTAAACTTTTAGAATTATTCCCGAAGCTTTTATTTGTTGTGCTATTTCTTTTAGCATCAACAGTAGTATCTGCTCAAAATAAATCGATTAAAGGTCTTGTGGTTGACCAAAGCAGCCAGCCGATTATAGGTGCAAATATTTTAGTGGAAGGTACAACTAATGGTACCATTACTGATTTAGACGGTAATTTTACATTGGCTGACGTAGCACCTAATGCAAAGTTAAGAGTGAGCTATATCGGATATGTTACTCAAATGATTTCCGTCTTAGAAAAAGCTACCTTTAGAATCATATTAAAAGAAGACGCCGAAGCATTGGACGAGGTAGTTGTTGTTGGCTATGGAGTTCAGAAGAAGAGTGATGTAACCGGAGCAATGTCACGTGTAGATCAAAAAGAGCTGAAAGCGATGCCGGTTAAAGACGCTTTGCAGGCTATGCAAGGTAAAACAGCTGGTGTTGATATTACGACTAACCAACGTCCGGGTGAAACAGGAAGTATCAAGGTTCGTGGTGTTCGTTCATTGAATGCTGACCAGAATCCTTTGTATGTAGTAGATGGTATGGTTCTTCAAAGTGGTGGTATTGATAACATAAACCCAAGCGACATTGAGTCTATTGATATATTGAAGGATGCTTCAGCTACTGCCATTTATGGTTCACGTGGAGCTAATGGTGTTATTTTGGTAACAACTAAACACGGAAAAGAAGGTAAGGTTACTTTGAATTACTCAGGTTCAGTAACTATAGAAAAGATGTACGATGTTACTAAATATATGAATGCTGGCGAATGGTTGGATTATGCTCGTTTGGCAAAATATAATATGGGAACTTATACTTCAGCAACTCCTTCTTATGACGCAGATTTTGCTACTTGGGGATCCGTTTCAGCTTCATTTGCTAATATAGAAAAAGGTTGGTCTAATAACAACACAGAATGGGACAGTAGTAAAGTCGGCAACTATGACTGGGGTAAATATGGTAAGCAAACAGGCCTTTCAACAGAACATACAATCAGTGCATCCGGCGGTTCTGAGAAATATCAGGCTTATGGTTCATTTGGCTATTTACGTCAAGAAGGCACTCAGCCTGGTCAATTATTTAGACGCTATACTGCGAAAACAAGTTTTGATGCATCACCTATTAAAAGCTTCAAAATGGGAACTTCAATGAATATTTCCTGGGGTGATCAGGACTATGGATACAGCTTTGCTAGATCAGTAACAGGTGCAGGAGATTTGTATTCTGCATTAAAAGGAATGTTGCCTTGGACTGTTCCTTATGATGAGAATGGTGACTACATTCGCAATCCTGCAGCTGGTGATGTTAATATAATTAATCCGATAAACGAACTCAAATATACGACTAATAATCGTCAAACATTTCGTGCTGCCGGCAGTTTTTATGCTCAACTAGATTTTGGTGAAATTTGGAAGCCTTTGAAAGGGCTAAAAGTCCGTACTCAGTTTGGTCCTGAATTTAAATATTACCGTACTGGCATTTTTTATGCCGCTGAGGGTATCAACGGTGATGGAAATAACACGGCTGCTTATAATAATTATCAGACGCGTGCATGGACATTAGATAATTTAGTTTATTATGATCGTACTATTGCTAATGATCATAAAATCGGCCTTACTTTAATGCAATCAGCTTCTGACTATCATTATGAATATGGTGAAATGAAAGCTACAGATGTTGCTTCATCTTCTGAAATGTGGTATAATTTGTATTCAGCAGGTGAACTTGGTTCCTTTGGTACTGGATTGACTGAAAAACAGATGGAATCATATATGATGCGCGCTAATTATAGTTATAAGGAGAAATATTTATTGACTGCTTCTGTTCGTTGGGATGGTGCCTCTCAGTTAGCTGAGGGTAATAAATGGGCTTGTTTTCCTTCTTTAGCTTTAGGCTGGCGTATTGATCAGGAGAAATTCATGAAAGATATTAAATGGCTTAGTGCATTAAAACTTCGTTTAGGTATGGGTACAACAGGTAATTCTGCTATATCTGCTTATGCGACTAAAGGTGCTCTTACCTCTTTGTATTACAATTGGGGAACAACTTCTTCTACATTAGGTTATGTTGCATCAGACCCTTCCCAGAAGGATCCGGCTAAGATGGCTAACAATAACTTAACTTGGGAAAGTACAACACAATATAACGTTGGTATGGACTATGGTTTTCTTAATGGTCGAATTAACGGTAGTTTAGATGTTTATAAGACTAAAACAAAAGATTTGTTGATGGCAATGTCTATTCCGTCATTAACCGGGTATACTTCTACTTATGCCAATGTTGGGAAAACAGAAGGTTGGGGTATTGATTTTCAGATTAATACAGTAAATGTTAAGACTCCAAATTTTACTTGGATAACTAATCTAACTTGGTCAAAAGATAAAAGTAAAATTACAGAATTAGCAAATGATAATACAGAAGATGTTAGTAATTTATGGTTTGTTGGTAAAGAAATAGGAGTTTACTATGATTATGTATATGATGGAATATGGAAAACATCAGAAGCAGATCAGGCTGCAAAATATGGTCGTAAACCCGGTCAAATAAAAGTGAAAGATTTGAATGCTGATGGAATAATTGATGCCAATAATGACAAGAAAATTGTTGGGACAGATCGTCCTGATTGGTCAGGAGGTATAACTAATACATTTAATTATAAGAACTTTGAATTATCATTCTTTATCTACACTCGTTGGGGCTCAACATTTAAGAGTGGTGCATTGACGCTTGATGGTCGCTTTATGCAACGTAAGATTGATTACTGGGTTGCCGGAACAAATGAAGGTGCTAAATACTATTCTCCGGGTTCTAACGGTGAGGGTGCAGATACTTATAGCTCCTCTATGAACTATCAGGATGGTTCTTTCATTAAAATGCGTAATATTAATTTTGGATATAACTTTACTCCGAAACAATTGAAGAACACAGGCCTCGGTTCATTGAAAATTTATGCTCAATGTATGAATCCGTTTATGATTTACAAGAAGTGTGATTACTTGGATGCCGACCTCTCTAATTATGATAATAATACTGTAACAACAGGTTCTCCTATTACTACAAGAGGCCTTGTCTTTGGCGTTAATGTAGGATTCTAA